GAGTCGGACTTCAGTCATTTCAATGCCACTCTTAATGCCACAGTAGTGGACACAGATGTGATGAACGAGGTTCGCCTGGGAATATCTGGAACTCTGGCCTGTCTCACTGCAATCATACAGGTACTCAGCACTAAACGCTCagtcttttaatgtgaaatttgATAGAAATGAAAGAGGTTCATTTTGATGTTAAGGTGACACACTGAGAACCTCTTCTGTTTGTGCAGATCGGCCTCGGCTTCATGCAGTTTGGGTTTGTAGCCATCTATCTGTCAGAATCCTTCGTCAGAGGCTTCATGACGGCTGCAGGATTACAGATCCTCATCTCAGTGCTCAAGTATATCTTTGGCATCAAAGTGCCACCTTACAGTGGTCCGCTGGCCGTTATATATGTAAGTGATTCCTCgtattgtgtttaaaaaacatcaaaagactggttgaatttttttcttattaaagAATATAATATTAATTCTTTGTTACAGACTCTTGTAGATATTATAGGTGGCCTTCCAGATACCAACATAGCGTCGTTAGTGTTTGCTCTGGTAAGCAGCATAGTTCTGATGGTGGTGAAGGAGCTGAGTGCACGCTACCGCCACAAGCTGCCCTTCCCCATTCCTATGGAGATCATTATCGTGAGTAGTCTGTCGTTTGCCATTTCTCTGATGTTGAGTCAGGCATAAGGGACAAAACATTGAggaaaaaacatatatttttgttgTGCATCACAAGGATAAAATCAGTGTGGAGAATAAGGTCAAAATGTCAAGAATTAAGTTGAAATGTTGAGGAAAAAAGTCAGACTTTCAGTTTTAATACCAGGCATAAGAATAAAAATTACGAggaagatgttttgtttttttttgcatttgaggAATAAAGTCGAAATGTTGAGAATGAAGTTGAAATAGCATTTTGAGAATTAAGTCAAAATGTTGACCTGACATTTCAAGAGAACTTTTAGAATAAATCTGCGTCTATGGCTGCCTCTGCAAAATGCCGTGGGGACTTGAATTGGTAGAAGAATCAGTTTTAGTAATAACAAACAAATTTCTCTCTTAGTGCAGAAACACATTGTGGTATGGGAAACTTGTGCCGAGAATTGCGTCCGTTCAGGAGAAACCACACAAACCTGGAAGAGGTGGCTGCACTCGTGCAAACTGCAATAACTAGTGGTCAGTGAACAGATGAAAGGGTATCGATGGTTACACCTGGGAGCAATACAGACAATTTAATGGACCAGAGGAGTAGACTTTATTCTAGacatttcaactttattttggacatgcaaaataaaaaaacagtcttcctcctctcacatTTTTCCTATATGCCTAGCCTTAATATCCTTCTGTACACAAAAGTGCACTTCTTCAATGTTTGTGTAATTTCATGTAGTGTTTCTATATTCGtgacatatacagtataatgttGATAGTGGTGATTGATTCCTGTTCCTGCTCGACACAGGTGGTGGCGGCCACAGCCATCTCAGGCCCTCTGCATCTACCTGAGATCTATCACATGGACATAGTGGGAGAAATTCCTTTGGGGTAAAGCATACAGTATATCAGCATACCTACAATCAATGGTTGTTTCattaattaaagttatggatgcagcaatttgtttttttattattcattttggATATATTTGATGTCTGTATTTTCAGATTCCCAGCACCGATCCTGCCAACAGTGAGTCAGTGGGAAGACATGTTGAGCACAGCTTTCTCCCTGGCAGTCGTTGGTTATGTCATCAACCTGGCTATGGGCAGGACACTGGCAGCAAAGCACGGCTACGACGTGGATCCCAACCAGGTAGAAAACTGCATATCTTTTACTAGTTCaacattaaatgtgttattCCATTTTGTAAATACCAATCCAACTTTATTTACATCGCACCTTTCATACAATCATGCAGCctaaagtgcttcacagagcaAGATTGAAACAGCACATCTAGAAATTACagtaataaacaaaaaatgcgtaaaataaatacaagttgttgttttttttgtttgttttttaaaaaaaaaagcaaataaacacaaggGATAAAAATAGTAGAAAAGACCAAAGATAAGACTGAAATACTGAGGCAACAAATAACGAGGCATCGTAAGTAAATTCCAGGCTAAAAAAAATACGTCTTAAGCCCAGCTatgaccaaagattcgcaacgagacaaaactgttttagaaccttgcagagaaaagctgcagcagtgtgaactgctCAAGctcagctgatggtgtcacctatgactcagctggtcaaatcaccggCGGCTGGTTTCagaacgtaaagcacgtcacctgtttcaacagccaatcagcttgtagtaaagtgcgctggtcaagtcaaaatgaccgcagacggtGTGTTCGCTTGCTGTGGCAGGTGATCCGCTCccaccgagccctctgtttccatcctcagacagtgggttgctgctgctgctcgctgtatgtgctgcccctcacacacacattctcactgactgattaattggcgccagttatttataatattgtggtgtatttattatgaacacagtccatctgatgcttgttttgtttctgttttttcaccgtttcatcactactacaaatgcagctgtagccagtgtCTCACTCTCactgtcctcattcatattttaagaagctacaaattattttcagccacaaaataaacctgaaaagctgcaaatcagaacagaagtacagagagttgttgccgagagatgatacactgtctcatctagttgcattggtgtgaactggcaggtttttataAGCTGCAGAACAGCACATTGCAGGTAGTTGCCTGTTTGAACTCAActcgttgtgaatctttggtctgaagtgGCTTaagatttcttttaaaaatgtccacagaGGTTTAGTACTTAAGATGCTCAGGTAGACTTCTTCCACAGACTTGGACGTCAGTGGTTAAACACTGACCACATGCGTGTTCTTGTGCAGGAAATGTTGGCTCTTGGCTGCAGCAATTTCCTCGGGTCCTTCTTTAAGATCCATGTGATCTGCTGTGCCCTGTCTGTGACCCTGGCTGTGGACAATGCCGGTGGAACATCACAGGTGAGTGCTGCGTTACCACTACAAAGTACTTTAACTGTGTAATTTATGATGTGCAGTTTAATGAGAATTAATGTGACCTACAAGGAAGCTACTAACATCTGCACCTCTGTTGCTGCCCTCTCATAGTTTGCCAGTTTCTGTGTGATGCTGGTTGTAATGGTAACCATGCTTGCACTTGGAGCCTTCCTAAAACCACTTCCAAAGGTAGGTGAACAAACGAGTACGACACTTCAGAAATTAGACAAAAAAATCCAGGCATGATTATAAATATAAGCAATCTTGGTTTCCACAGTCAGTGCTCGGAGCCTTGATTGCAGTCAACCTGAAGAACACACTCCTCCAGCTCTCTGATCCCTACTACTTGTGGAAGAAGAGCAAATTGGACTGTGTGAGTTGAAGCCTTGGATGCAATATTGCAGCACAATGTGATGTCTGTTTTTTGTCCATGTTTTATCTCATTCTATTGTTCTTTCTCTTCCAGTGTGTGTGGGTTGTGTCATTCTTGGCCACGTTTTTTCTCAGCTTGCCGTATGGAGTTGCTATCGGAGTGGGCTTTTCCATCCTGGTTGTGATATTCAAGACACAGTTGTGAGCAAACACTATATTTTTAtccagaatttaaaaaaagagagaaagcaacAGAGTGTGAGGTGTAATAAATGTACTGCTCATTTTAATAATGTGTTCCCTGTAGTCGTAATGGTTCGGCAATGGCTCAGATCGTGGACACAGATATCTACAAAAACCCGAAGGTGTACAGCAaggtatgaaaacaaaatatctgtgtgtatttttgttagTACACATAATCTAAGAGGAAGTACATCTAAtcttttttattctctctgCAGGTCGTGTCAATAACAGGTGTGAAAATAGTGAACTATTGCTCACCACTCTATTTTGCAAATGCTGAAATATTTCGACAGAGGGTCATCAGAAAGGTACGGCgataaaaatacctgctttgcTGTCATTTAAGGTTTGAATTATGTGACATATGTGTGTTAATGTATAGGCATATTTGTGTCTAGACCGGACTGGACCCTGGCAAACTCATCCTGGCCAAGAGGAAGTTCTTAAAGAAGGAACAGAAGgaaaaagagaaggaggagaagaaggacaAGGAGACAAGAAGGAGGAAACCCAGCTCTTTGGTTAACATGAAAGCTCAGGTGGGATCAAGTTTATATCATGACACTTGTTTGACCTAACAGCTCATAGCTAGAAACAAACCTTAAATGGGTCATGTTTCTACCAGTTACCTTACAAATATTTGAAGTACAACCCGTGACCTTTTCTGTGCACCTTCTTCTGTGTATTTCCTCTAAATCTAGACCATATCTCAGCTTGAACTGCAAAATGACTTTGATATGAGCGATGGCAGTGCCAGCAAAGCTGAACCTCCCACCAGCTATGTCAACTTCCGCTGTAGTGACATTGAGCTGGGCGAGCAGGCGCCCGACCAAGAGCCGGCCAGTCCCTCTGCTGTCACACTGGAGTCCCAGCCCATGCCCTTCCACACCCTCATCCTCGACTTGGCAGGAGTCTGCTTCATAGACCTCATGGGCATCAAAGTGTTGATAAAGGTTAGAGGCTTGTTTGCAATACTAGATTCTCTCTCAGGACAAGtggttgaaatattttttagaaCTATCTGGGTTCTTTATAAGCATGGAAAGACGAAAATGACGATGATAATGATTTGAATAATGATGATAAAGATATACAACATTTATAGGGGAATAATTTGGATGTTTTTAATCATTAGCAAAAAGCACATCAATTATTATTTTGTCTTAAACATTCTTCAAAAATTAAGTTCAGTGTGCAGTGGTTTATGTTGATGATTTTTAAGCTAATAGCTAGCTTTAACTGACACTTAAGTGATGTTTAAACGAACATTTCCAGTTTTATATCACTCACCTTGTGTTATGTTTAATTCAtaaggaaaactgtttttttctcgaatgcctccacagtgaatgaagaatccaaaaactgaaaaatcttAATTTCCAGTGCATTATATCAAAATGTCAGTTTACAAAGTCTCATACAACTCGTGCAGTTTAATCTAaatctcatttattcagttgtatgctcagtgcttcccaaacaaaCAGCCCTTTCCGACATGTAactgaacagaaagtgaaagTTGTCTATGCTCTCTTCTGTGCCAGACTGTACTGGCAAAATAGTAATTGTACCTCGCTGAAATCAATAGCTGCTGGTCCAACACTGGTGCCTTAATCActagtttatttgtgttattgtgtgactttgctgaatccgaactaaccctttaaaacaccaaagtcacacaataacacaaacaaacaaatcgattgaggcagtggtcgaccagcagctccaggtcAGAGatgtaaaattactgctttGTAGTGTTAGTACGCTTgtgagtctggctttgaagagagtttCACTTGTAGTTCAGTCCCCAGTCAGAGACAGCTTTCTGTTTGGGATGTACTGAGCATATGGCTGGATAATAAGACTTGGATATGCAGCACAAGTTGTGTTtcagtttgtaaacggatgttaaTATATTAAACATTCATATATGTTTTGCTGACTGGGCCTGTTTCGCAGACCCCTTTtaacttcaattcatcaagaatttttttggattcttcgttcaccagagACATGCGAgaacaaattaaacacaaaatcaatgtTGCAATTCAATGTTGCAATTCAATGTTGACACACAAATGGTAATTTTGGGGGGTAAATTATTTCCTAAAGTTAACTGACACAAGCTCAATCAGAGCATCATTCAACATTTCAGtgtgtgatgttaaaatgttcatgctgaagacacacagagccagataaAATGCAAAAGTAATGTCTAAAAAAAGATTCACAATTCTGTTGCTCTCCTCTCCAAGTCTATCTGCAAGTCAAAGAACCCCTAAAACATAAAAGGTTCTTTTTTCTGTACACATAGAATATTGAACCttttttgacaaaaacattCTTTGGTTTGGGAGATTAAATCCAGGCATTCTCTACTGAAGCTTTTTAATAAGAGAATTTTAGTATGGCTGTATACGATCATAATTTTTCCAACCTGTccatgaatcaatcaatcaatcaatcaatcaatcaatcaatcaatcaattttatttataaagcccaatatcacaaatcacaatttgcctcacagggctttacagcatacNNNNNNNNNNNNNNNNNNNNNNNNNNNNNNNNNNNNNNNNNNNNNNNNNNNNNNNNNNNNNNNNNNNNNNNNNNNNNNNNNNNNNNNNNNNNNNNNNNNNNNNNNNNNNNNNNNNNNNNNNNNNNNNNNNNNNNNNNNNNNNNNNNNNNNNNNNNNNNNNNNNNNNNNNNNNNNNNNNNNNNNNNNNNNNNNNNNNNNNNNNNNNNNNNNNNNNNNNNNNNNNNNNNNNNNNNNNNNNNNNNNNNNNNNNNNNNNNNNNNNNNNNNNNNNNNNNNNNNNNNNNNNNNNNNNNNNNNNNNNNNNNNNNNNNNNNNNNNNNNNNNNNNNNNNNNNNNNNNNNNNNNNNNNNNNNNNNNNNNNNNNNNNNNNNNNNNNNNNNNNNNNNNNNNNNNNNNNNNNNNNNNNNNNNNNNNNNNNNNNNNNNNNNNNNNNNNNNNNNNNNNNNNNNNNNNNNNNNNNNNNNNNNNNNNNNNNNNNNNNNNNNNNNNNNNNNNNNNNNNNNNNNNNNNNNNNNNNNNNNNNNNNNNNNNNNNNNNNNNNNNNNNNNNNNNNNNNNNNNNNNNNNNNNNNNNNNNNNNNNNNNNNNNNNNNNNNNNNNNNNNNNNNNNNNNNNNNNNNNNNNNNNNNNNNNNNNNNNNNNNNNNNNNNNNNNNNNNNNNNNNNNNNNNNNNNNNNNNNNNNNNNNNNNNNNNNNNNNNNNNNNNNNNNNNNNNNNNNNNNNNNNNNNNNNNNNNNNNNNNNNNNNNNNNNNNNNNNNNNNNNNNNNNNNNNNNNNNNNNNNNNNNNNNNNNNNNNNNNNNNNNNNNNNNNNNNNNNNNNNNNNNNNNNNNNNNNNNNNNNNNNNNNNNNNNNNNNNNNNNNNNNNNNNNNNNNNNNNNNNNNNNNNNNNNNNNNNNNNNNNNNNNNNNNNNNNNNNNNNNNNNNNNNNNNNNNNNNNNNNNNNNNNNNNNNNNNNNNNNNNNNNNNNNNNNNNNNNNNNNNNNNNNNNNNNNNNNNNNNNNNNNNNNNNNNNNNNNNNNNNNNNNNNNNNNNNNNNNNNNNNNNNNNNNNNNNNNNNNNNNNNNNNNNNNNNNNNNNNNNNNNNNNNNNNNNNNNNNNNNNNNNNNNNNNNNNNNNNNNNNNNNNNNNNNNNNNNNNNNNNNNNNNNNNNNNNNNNNNNNNNNNNNNNNNNNNNNNNNNNNNNNNNNNNNNNNNNNNNNNNNNNNNNNNNNNNNNNNNNNNNNNNNNNNNNNNN
This genomic stretch from Epinephelus moara isolate mb chromosome 16, YSFRI_EMoa_1.0, whole genome shotgun sequence harbors:
- the LOC126402902 gene encoding solute carrier family 26 member 9-like — protein: MHQDHPRYVIDRPAYNLPDFDREFDKKSRQFPVGEKVKKLFRCSALRLKGLLFRHLPVLSWLPKYKVKENLLCDVISGVSAGTIQVPQGMAFALLANLPPVNGLYSSFFPLIPYFFMGTAHQMVPGTFAVLSIMVGIVCLRLAPESDFSHFNATLNATVVDTDVMNEVRLGISGTLACLTAIIQIGLGFMQFGFVAIYLSESFVRGFMTAAGLQILISVLKYIFGIKVPPYSGPLAVIYTLVDIIGGLPDTNIASLVFALVSSIVLMVVKELSARYRHKLPFPIPMEIIIVVAATAISGPLHLPEIYHMDIVGEIPLGFPAPILPTVSQWEDMLSTAFSLAVVGYVINLAMGRTLAAKHGYDVDPNQEMLALGCSNFLGSFFKIHVICCALSVTLAVDNAGGTSQFASFCVMLVVMVTMLALGAFLKPLPKSVLGALIAVNLKNTLLQLSDPYYLWKKSKLDCCVWVVSFLATFFLSLPYGVAIGVGFSILVVIFKTQFRNGSAMAQIVDTDIYKNPKVYSKVVSITGVKIVNYCSPLYFANAEIFRQRVIRKTGLDPGKLILAKRKFLKKEQKEKEKEEKKDKETRRRKPSSLVNMKAQTISQLELQNDFDMSDGSASKAEPPTSYVNFRCSDIELGEQAPDQEPASPSAVTLESQPMPFHTLILDLAGVCFIDLMGIKVLIKMNSSYTMLGIKLYLANVQAQVYEELEAGGAFDDGNIARSNLFLSVHDAIVFAQQTSGERQVSPKAERARQELAFNINEEKDLEQEMF